One Cololabis saira isolate AMF1-May2022 chromosome 12, fColSai1.1, whole genome shotgun sequence DNA window includes the following coding sequences:
- the brpf1 gene encoding peregrin isoform X2, giving the protein MGLDFDVKTFCHNLRATKPPYECPVESCRKVYKSYSGIEYHLYHYDHDNPTPAQTVPQKKRKGRPPRASLAGSGDTDDGGGNGGGGPGHEGNTPCSPSRSERSHSPGRETMTYAQAQSMVELEIQGRVHRISIFENLDVVSEEDSDAEDGLPSGTGSSGGGVCNGSDGGAGGSEVGGSGKDRSDIPSSNGGKATPKTGKHKSKEKKKDGSSHHHNAQSGPAVKLPEAVFIELHQERPDCPPRPSSYYRYIDKSVEELDEEVEYDIDEEDYIWLGIMNDKRRRDGVPPIPQEVFEYLMDRLEKESYFESHNKADPSTLIDEDAVCCICNDGECQNSNVILFCDMCNLAVHQECYGVPYIPEGQWLCRRCLQSPSRAVDCALCPNKGGAFKQTDDARWAHVVCALWIPEVCFANTVFLEPIDSIEHIPPARWKLTCYICKQRGSGACIQCHKANCYTAFHVTCAQQAGLYMKMEPVRETGANGTSFSVRKTAYCDIHTPPGSARPLGGVGGGSMGSSNSEGELEEDDEPSLGHDEDSKGWSSERAKRAKAKSRLKMKRARKILAERRAAAPVVSVPCIPPHRLSKITSNLTVPRKSQFMQRLHSYWTLKRQSRNGVPLLRRLQTHLPSQRHVDPHPPQPSTQLAPRDSEEKQSALKEQLKAWQRLRHDLERARLLVELIRKREKLKRETIKVQQMALEMQLTPFLVLLRSTLEQLQERDTNNFFTDPVPLEEVPDYLEHIDTPMDFQTMWNLLESHRYLTFEAFEADFGLIVNNCLKYNAKDTVFYRAALRLREMGGAVIRAARRQVERIGFDCETGLHLHREPSPESQREQERDRERERERQRERERERDRERERERERERDRDRERDRPLSSNEDDLLLPENRRRLPLEEQLHYLQARLDDVSSGKHSIGQSRRAKALRKEISVIKRKLAHQREGSSGMGGRESVGDRGSSLPHHSSSAGHHDEGGESSSQEIGGKAPEVGRRTSVLFSKKNQRIAVPPKRPGRPPKNRDAGYSGGPVGQSPIGPPQLALLSTSRQRKRPRSPRTSSSSDSDSDPDDLLPGLPSNGFDTGNQPVTESFRVYRSESRLPRSSSDSESTTSSSSSAASDRTSTTPSKQGRGKTSFSRSTFHEDSSEETSGTENDSYSVGGSRSVSHLVRGRERSGCWMASDDYTSLEALDLVWAKCRGYPSYPALIIDPKMPREGVFHRGVPIPVPPLDVLKLGEQMTQEAREHLFLVLFFDNKRTWQWLPRSKLVPLGVDQELDKEKMLEGRKSNIRKSVQVAYHRAMQHRSKVQGDPSSETSDSD; this is encoded by the exons ATGGGACTGGATTTTGATGTAAAGACATTCTGTCACAATCTTCGGGCCACCAAGCCGCCCTATGAGTGTCCTGTGGAGAGTTGCCGTAAGGTCTACAAGAGCTACAGTGGCATAGAGTATCACCTGTACCACTATGACCACGACAACCCAACTCCTGCGCAAACTGTGCCCCAGAAGAAGAGAAAGGGACGGCCTCCTCGTGCCTCACTGGCTGGTTCAGGGGACACTGACGATGGTGGAGGTAATGGAGGTGGAGGACCGGGTCACGAAGGGAACACACCTTGTAGCCCCAGTCGGTCGGAGCGCTCTCACTCGCCAGGCAGAGAGACTATGACCTACGCTCAGGCACAGAGCATGGTGGAGCTGGAGATCCAAGGGCGTGTTCACCGGATTAGCATCTTTGAGAACTTGGACGTGGTGTCAGAGGAAGACAGTGATGCGGAGGATGGGCTGCCATCAGGAACTGGTAGTAGTGGTGGAGGAGTGTGTAATGGTAGTGAtggtggagctggaggaagtgaagTAGGAGGAAGCGGCAAGGATCGTTCAGATATCCCATCTTCTAATGGGGGCAAAGCTACTCCAAAGACTGGAAAGCATAAGagtaaagaaaagaagaaagatggCTCATCTCATCATCACAATGCACAGTCCGGTCCAGCAGTTAAGCTACCAGAGGCCGTGTTTATAGAACTTCACCAGGAGAGACCCGATTGCCCTCCGCGGCCATCATCTTACTACAG GTATATCGATAAGTCAGTGGAGGAGCTGGATGAGGAGGTGGAGTACGACATTGATGAGGAAGATTACATCTGGCTTGGCATCATGAACGACAAGCGGCGGCGTGACGGTGTCCCACCCATCCCTCAGGAGGTTTTTGAGTATCTCATGGACCGCTTGGAAAAGGAATCCTACTTTGAGAGCCACAACAAG GCTGACCCAAGTACGCTAATCGACGAAGATGCTGTCTGTTGTATCTGTAATGATGGAGAGTGTCAGAACAGCAATGTGATCCTGTTTTGCGACATGTGCAATTTGGCGGTTCACCAAGAGTGCTACGGTGTGCCCTATATCCCAGAGGGTCAGTGGTTATGTCGTCGCTGTCTGCAGTCGCCCAGTAGAGCGGTGGACTGTGCTCTTTGTCCTAACAAGGGCGGTGCTTTCAAGCAGACAGATGATGCACGCTGGGCTCATGTAGTGTGTGCCCTCTGGATCCCAGAG GTTTGTTTTGCCAACACAGTTTTTTTGGAGCCCATTGATAGTATCGAACACATCCCTCCTGCTCGCTGGAAGCTCACCTGCTACATCTGCAAACAGCGTGGTTCAGGCGCCTGCATCCAGTGTCACAAAGCGAACTGCTACACAGCTTTCCATGTCACCTGTGCCCAGCAGGCAGGCCTCTATATGAAAATGGAGCCTGTTAGAGAGACTGGAGCCAATGGCACCTCTTTCAGCGTCCGCAAGACGGCATACTGTGACATCCACACACCCCCCGGATCAGCCCGACCATTAGGAGGAGTGGGCGGGGGTAGCATGGGGTCATCCAACAGTGAaggagagctggaggaagacgACGAGCCAAGTCTCGGCCACGATGAGGACTCAAAGGGATGGAGTTCTGAACGAGCAAAGAGGGCGAAGGcaaaatccagactgaaaatgAAAAGAGCGAGGAAGATCTTagcagagaggagagctgcTGCACCGGTGGTGTCTGTTCCCTGCATACCTCCTCACAG GCTCAGCAAAATCACAAGTAACTTGACGGTACCCAGGAAAAGCCAGTTCATGCAGCGGCTCCACAGCTACTGGACCCTGAAGAGACAAAGTCGCAATGGCGTGCCTCTTCTGCGCCGGCTTCAGACTCACCTGCCATCGCAACGGCATGTCGATCCACATCCACCACAGCCTTCGACGCAACTTGCTCCG AGGGACAGCGAGGAGAAACAATCTGCTTTAAAGGAGCAACTGAAAGCCTGGCAGAGACTGAGACACGACCTGGAAAGAGCGAGGCTGCTAGTGGAGCTCATCCGCAAGAGGGAGAAGCTCAAGAGAGAGACG ATTAAAGTCCAGCAGATGGCGCTGGAGATGCAGCTGACTCCCTTCCTGGTGCTTCTGAGGAGCACGTTGGAACAGTTGCAGGAAAGAGACACTAACAACTTCTTCACTGATCCTGTCCCCCTCGAGGAG GTACCAGACTACCTGGAACATATTGACACTCCGATGGACTTTCAGACCATGTGGAACCTGCTGGAGTCTCACCGCTACCTCACTTTTGAGGCCTTTGAGGCGGATTTTGGCCTTATCGTCAACAACTGCCTCAAGTACAATGCCAAGGACACGGTGTTTTATCGTGCTGCCCTGCGGCTCAGAGAGATGGGTGGCGCTGTTATCAGAGCGGCAAGGCGCCAAGTTGAGCGGATTGGCTTTGATTGTGAGACGGGTTTGCACCTCCATCGTGAGCCGAGCCCTGAGAGTCAACGCGAgcaagagagagacagagagcggGAGCGGGAGCGACAGCGGGAACGGGAGCGGGAGCGAGACAGGGAACGAGAACGAGAACGAGAACGagaaagagacagagacagagaaagaGACCGACCTTTGTCTTCTAATGAAGATG ACCTGCTCCTGCCAGAGAACAGGCGGCGGCTTCCTCTAGAAGAGCAGCTGCATTACCTGCAGGCACGGCTGGACGACGTCAGCTCAGGGAAGCACAGCATCGGCCAGTCGCGCAGAGCCAAAGCTCTGAGAAAGGAGATCAGTGTGATCAAGAGGAAACTCGCACACCAGCGGGAAGGAAGTTCCGGCATGGGGGGCCGGGAATCTGTGGGAGACCGAGGTTCTTCTCTCCCTCACCACTCGTCATCTGCAGGGCACCACGATGAAGGGGGAGAGAGCAGCAGTCAGGAGATTGGTGGAAAGG CTCCAGAGGTCGGCCGTCGGACTTCTGTCCTTTTCTCTAAGAAGAACCAAAGAATTGCTGTACCCCCTAAAAGGCCAGGACGCCCCCCGAAGAACCGGGATGCTGGTTATTCTGGGGGGCCGGTGGGCCAAAGTCCCATCGGGCCCCCACAGCTGGCCTTGCTGTCGACAAGCAGGCAGAGGAAGAGGCCGCGCAGCCCTCGCACCAGCTCCAGCTCCGACAGCGACAGCGACCCGGATGACCTGTTGCCAG GTTTGCCAAGCAACGGTTTCGATACAGGAAACCAACCAGTAACTGAAAGCTTCCGCGTGTACAGAAGTGAATCGCGGCTCCCGCGTTCAAGCTCAGACTCTGAGTCCAcaacaagcagcagcagcagtgcagCTTCTGACAGGACCAG CACAACCCCGTCTAAGCAAGGCAGAGGAAAGACGTCATTCTCCCGCTCCACCTTCCATGAGGACAGTAGTGAGGAAACGTCAGGGACAGAAAATGATTCATACTCAGTTGGAGGATCACGGAGCGTTTCACATT TGGTGCGTGGCCGGGAGAGGTCAGGATGCTGGATGGCATCGGATGACTATACTTCTCTGGAAGCTCTGGACCTGGTGTGGGCCAAGTGCAGAGGTTATCCCTCCTATCCTGCTCTG ATAATTGACCCAAAGATGCCCAGGGAGGGGGTGTTTCACCGAGGTGTCCCAATCCCTGTCCCTCCTTTGGACGTGCTAAAACTCGGAGAGCAAATGACGCAAGAGGCCAGAGAGCACCTGTTCCTGGTCCTCTTCTTTGACAACAAGAGAACTTG GCAGTGGCTGCCACGCTCCAAGCTGGTGCCGCTCGGCGTGGATCAGGAGCTTGACAAGGAGAAGATGCTAGAGGGCAGGAAATCCAACATTCGTAAATCTGTGCAGGTGGCCTATCACCGCGCCATGCAGCACCGCAGCAAAGTACAAGGGGACCCCAGCAGCGAAACCAGCGACAGTGACTGA
- the brpf1 gene encoding peregrin isoform X1: MGLDFDVKTFCHNLRATKPPYECPVESCRKVYKSYSGIEYHLYHYDHDNPTPAQTVPQKKRKGRPPRASLAGSGDTDDGGGNGGGGPGHEGNTPCSPSRSERSHSPGRETMTYAQAQSMVELEIQGRVHRISIFENLDVVSEEDSDAEDGLPSGTGSSGGGVCNGSDGGAGGSEVGGSGKDRSDIPSSNGGKATPKTGKHKSKEKKKDGSSHHHNAQSGPAVKLPEAVFIELHQERPDCPPRPSSYYRYIDKSVEELDEEVEYDIDEEDYIWLGIMNDKRRRDGVPPIPQEVFEYLMDRLEKESYFESHNKADPSTLIDEDAVCCICNDGECQNSNVILFCDMCNLAVHQECYGVPYIPEGQWLCRRCLQSPSRAVDCALCPNKGGAFKQTDDARWAHVVCALWIPEVCFANTVFLEPIDSIEHIPPARWKLTCYICKQRGSGACIQCHKANCYTAFHVTCAQQAGLYMKMEPVRETGANGTSFSVRKTAYCDIHTPPGSARPLGGVGGGSMGSSNSEGELEEDDEPSLGHDEDSKGWSSERAKRAKAKSRLKMKRARKILAERRAAAPVVSVPCIPPHRLSKITSNLTVPRKSQFMQRLHSYWTLKRQSRNGVPLLRRLQTHLPSQRHVDPHPPQPSTQLAPRDSEEKQSALKEQLKAWQRLRHDLERARLLVELIRKREKLKRETIKVQQMALEMQLTPFLVLLRSTLEQLQERDTNNFFTDPVPLEEVPDYLEHIDTPMDFQTMWNLLESHRYLTFEAFEADFGLIVNNCLKYNAKDTVFYRAALRLREMGGAVIRAARRQVERIGFDCETGLHLHREPSPESQREQERDRERERERQRERERERDRERERERERERDRDRERDRPLSSNEDDLLLPENRRRLPLEEQLHYLQARLDDVSSGKHSIGQSRRAKALRKEISVIKRKLAHQREGSSGMGGRESVGDRGSSLPHHSSSAGHHDEGGESSSQEIGGKDLSVSSSALAPEVGRRTSVLFSKKNQRIAVPPKRPGRPPKNRDAGYSGGPVGQSPIGPPQLALLSTSRQRKRPRSPRTSSSSDSDSDPDDLLPGLPSNGFDTGNQPVTESFRVYRSESRLPRSSSDSESTTSSSSSAASDRTSTTPSKQGRGKTSFSRSTFHEDSSEETSGTENDSYSVGGSRSVSHLVRGRERSGCWMASDDYTSLEALDLVWAKCRGYPSYPALIIDPKMPREGVFHRGVPIPVPPLDVLKLGEQMTQEAREHLFLVLFFDNKRTWQWLPRSKLVPLGVDQELDKEKMLEGRKSNIRKSVQVAYHRAMQHRSKVQGDPSSETSDSD; the protein is encoded by the exons ATGGGACTGGATTTTGATGTAAAGACATTCTGTCACAATCTTCGGGCCACCAAGCCGCCCTATGAGTGTCCTGTGGAGAGTTGCCGTAAGGTCTACAAGAGCTACAGTGGCATAGAGTATCACCTGTACCACTATGACCACGACAACCCAACTCCTGCGCAAACTGTGCCCCAGAAGAAGAGAAAGGGACGGCCTCCTCGTGCCTCACTGGCTGGTTCAGGGGACACTGACGATGGTGGAGGTAATGGAGGTGGAGGACCGGGTCACGAAGGGAACACACCTTGTAGCCCCAGTCGGTCGGAGCGCTCTCACTCGCCAGGCAGAGAGACTATGACCTACGCTCAGGCACAGAGCATGGTGGAGCTGGAGATCCAAGGGCGTGTTCACCGGATTAGCATCTTTGAGAACTTGGACGTGGTGTCAGAGGAAGACAGTGATGCGGAGGATGGGCTGCCATCAGGAACTGGTAGTAGTGGTGGAGGAGTGTGTAATGGTAGTGAtggtggagctggaggaagtgaagTAGGAGGAAGCGGCAAGGATCGTTCAGATATCCCATCTTCTAATGGGGGCAAAGCTACTCCAAAGACTGGAAAGCATAAGagtaaagaaaagaagaaagatggCTCATCTCATCATCACAATGCACAGTCCGGTCCAGCAGTTAAGCTACCAGAGGCCGTGTTTATAGAACTTCACCAGGAGAGACCCGATTGCCCTCCGCGGCCATCATCTTACTACAG GTATATCGATAAGTCAGTGGAGGAGCTGGATGAGGAGGTGGAGTACGACATTGATGAGGAAGATTACATCTGGCTTGGCATCATGAACGACAAGCGGCGGCGTGACGGTGTCCCACCCATCCCTCAGGAGGTTTTTGAGTATCTCATGGACCGCTTGGAAAAGGAATCCTACTTTGAGAGCCACAACAAG GCTGACCCAAGTACGCTAATCGACGAAGATGCTGTCTGTTGTATCTGTAATGATGGAGAGTGTCAGAACAGCAATGTGATCCTGTTTTGCGACATGTGCAATTTGGCGGTTCACCAAGAGTGCTACGGTGTGCCCTATATCCCAGAGGGTCAGTGGTTATGTCGTCGCTGTCTGCAGTCGCCCAGTAGAGCGGTGGACTGTGCTCTTTGTCCTAACAAGGGCGGTGCTTTCAAGCAGACAGATGATGCACGCTGGGCTCATGTAGTGTGTGCCCTCTGGATCCCAGAG GTTTGTTTTGCCAACACAGTTTTTTTGGAGCCCATTGATAGTATCGAACACATCCCTCCTGCTCGCTGGAAGCTCACCTGCTACATCTGCAAACAGCGTGGTTCAGGCGCCTGCATCCAGTGTCACAAAGCGAACTGCTACACAGCTTTCCATGTCACCTGTGCCCAGCAGGCAGGCCTCTATATGAAAATGGAGCCTGTTAGAGAGACTGGAGCCAATGGCACCTCTTTCAGCGTCCGCAAGACGGCATACTGTGACATCCACACACCCCCCGGATCAGCCCGACCATTAGGAGGAGTGGGCGGGGGTAGCATGGGGTCATCCAACAGTGAaggagagctggaggaagacgACGAGCCAAGTCTCGGCCACGATGAGGACTCAAAGGGATGGAGTTCTGAACGAGCAAAGAGGGCGAAGGcaaaatccagactgaaaatgAAAAGAGCGAGGAAGATCTTagcagagaggagagctgcTGCACCGGTGGTGTCTGTTCCCTGCATACCTCCTCACAG GCTCAGCAAAATCACAAGTAACTTGACGGTACCCAGGAAAAGCCAGTTCATGCAGCGGCTCCACAGCTACTGGACCCTGAAGAGACAAAGTCGCAATGGCGTGCCTCTTCTGCGCCGGCTTCAGACTCACCTGCCATCGCAACGGCATGTCGATCCACATCCACCACAGCCTTCGACGCAACTTGCTCCG AGGGACAGCGAGGAGAAACAATCTGCTTTAAAGGAGCAACTGAAAGCCTGGCAGAGACTGAGACACGACCTGGAAAGAGCGAGGCTGCTAGTGGAGCTCATCCGCAAGAGGGAGAAGCTCAAGAGAGAGACG ATTAAAGTCCAGCAGATGGCGCTGGAGATGCAGCTGACTCCCTTCCTGGTGCTTCTGAGGAGCACGTTGGAACAGTTGCAGGAAAGAGACACTAACAACTTCTTCACTGATCCTGTCCCCCTCGAGGAG GTACCAGACTACCTGGAACATATTGACACTCCGATGGACTTTCAGACCATGTGGAACCTGCTGGAGTCTCACCGCTACCTCACTTTTGAGGCCTTTGAGGCGGATTTTGGCCTTATCGTCAACAACTGCCTCAAGTACAATGCCAAGGACACGGTGTTTTATCGTGCTGCCCTGCGGCTCAGAGAGATGGGTGGCGCTGTTATCAGAGCGGCAAGGCGCCAAGTTGAGCGGATTGGCTTTGATTGTGAGACGGGTTTGCACCTCCATCGTGAGCCGAGCCCTGAGAGTCAACGCGAgcaagagagagacagagagcggGAGCGGGAGCGACAGCGGGAACGGGAGCGGGAGCGAGACAGGGAACGAGAACGAGAACGAGAACGagaaagagacagagacagagaaagaGACCGACCTTTGTCTTCTAATGAAGATG ACCTGCTCCTGCCAGAGAACAGGCGGCGGCTTCCTCTAGAAGAGCAGCTGCATTACCTGCAGGCACGGCTGGACGACGTCAGCTCAGGGAAGCACAGCATCGGCCAGTCGCGCAGAGCCAAAGCTCTGAGAAAGGAGATCAGTGTGATCAAGAGGAAACTCGCACACCAGCGGGAAGGAAGTTCCGGCATGGGGGGCCGGGAATCTGTGGGAGACCGAGGTTCTTCTCTCCCTCACCACTCGTCATCTGCAGGGCACCACGATGAAGGGGGAGAGAGCAGCAGTCAGGAGATTGGTGGAAAGG ATTTGAGTGTGTCCTCATCTGCCCTAGCTCCAGAGGTCGGCCGTCGGACTTCTGTCCTTTTCTCTAAGAAGAACCAAAGAATTGCTGTACCCCCTAAAAGGCCAGGACGCCCCCCGAAGAACCGGGATGCTGGTTATTCTGGGGGGCCGGTGGGCCAAAGTCCCATCGGGCCCCCACAGCTGGCCTTGCTGTCGACAAGCAGGCAGAGGAAGAGGCCGCGCAGCCCTCGCACCAGCTCCAGCTCCGACAGCGACAGCGACCCGGATGACCTGTTGCCAG GTTTGCCAAGCAACGGTTTCGATACAGGAAACCAACCAGTAACTGAAAGCTTCCGCGTGTACAGAAGTGAATCGCGGCTCCCGCGTTCAAGCTCAGACTCTGAGTCCAcaacaagcagcagcagcagtgcagCTTCTGACAGGACCAG CACAACCCCGTCTAAGCAAGGCAGAGGAAAGACGTCATTCTCCCGCTCCACCTTCCATGAGGACAGTAGTGAGGAAACGTCAGGGACAGAAAATGATTCATACTCAGTTGGAGGATCACGGAGCGTTTCACATT TGGTGCGTGGCCGGGAGAGGTCAGGATGCTGGATGGCATCGGATGACTATACTTCTCTGGAAGCTCTGGACCTGGTGTGGGCCAAGTGCAGAGGTTATCCCTCCTATCCTGCTCTG ATAATTGACCCAAAGATGCCCAGGGAGGGGGTGTTTCACCGAGGTGTCCCAATCCCTGTCCCTCCTTTGGACGTGCTAAAACTCGGAGAGCAAATGACGCAAGAGGCCAGAGAGCACCTGTTCCTGGTCCTCTTCTTTGACAACAAGAGAACTTG GCAGTGGCTGCCACGCTCCAAGCTGGTGCCGCTCGGCGTGGATCAGGAGCTTGACAAGGAGAAGATGCTAGAGGGCAGGAAATCCAACATTCGTAAATCTGTGCAGGTGGCCTATCACCGCGCCATGCAGCACCGCAGCAAAGTACAAGGGGACCCCAGCAGCGAAACCAGCGACAGTGACTGA